A genomic region of Glycine max cultivar Williams 82 chromosome 15, Glycine_max_v4.0, whole genome shotgun sequence contains the following coding sequences:
- the LOC100813861 gene encoding myosin-2 has translation MIYSKSGPTLIALNPFKDVQIYGDDYISAYRQKLMDRPHVYAMADAAYNEMMRDEANQSIIISGESGSGKTETAKIVMQYLAALGGGCSGIENEVLLTNFILEAFGNAKTSKNDNSSRFGKLIEIHFSTMGKICGAKIQTSVTNAALVMGCSSHELMEALSTHKIQAGKDTITKTLTLWQAIDARHALAKFIYASLFDWLIEQVNKSLEVGKRRTGRSISILDIYGFESFQNNNFEQFCINYANERLQQNFNWHLFKLEQEVINYVKL, from the exons ATGATTTAC AGTAAATCAGGGCCAACTTTAATTGCACTCAATCCTTTTAAAGATGTTCAAATTTATGGAGATGATTATATTTCAGCTTATAGGCAGAAACTTATGGATAGGCCTCATGTTTATGCTATGGCAGATGCAGCATATAATGAGATGATGAGAG ATGAAGCGAATCAGTCCATTATCATAAG tggtGAGAGTGGATCTGGGAAAACAGAGACAGCAAAAATTGTTATGCAATACTTAGCTGCTCTTGGTGGTGGCTGTTCTGGAATAGaaaatgaagttctcttgaCAAACTTTATACTAGAAGCTTTTGGGAATGCAAAAACATCTAAGAATGACAACTCTAGCAGATTt GGGAAGttgattgaaattcatttcaGCACAATGGGGAAAATTTGTGGGGCAAAAATTCAAACTT CTGTAACAAATGCTGCTTTGGTAATGGGTTGCAGTTCCCATGAGCTAATGGAAGCATTATCTACCCATAAAATCCAAGCTGGCAAGGATACCATTACCAAGACATTGACCTTGTGGCAG GCAATTGATGCAAGACATGCATTAGCAAAATTTATCTATGCAAGCTTGTTTGATTGGCTTATAGAACAAGTTAATAAGTCACTTGAAGTGGGTAAACGCCGCACTGGGAGATCCATAAGTATCCTTGATATTTATGGGTTTGAGTCATTccag aaTAACAACTTTGAACAATTTTGTATAAACTATGCCAATGAGAGGCTTCAACAAAATTTCAATTGGCATCTGTTTAAACTTGAGCAGGAGGTCATCAACTATGTTAAGCTTTAA